A stretch of Aedes aegypti strain LVP_AGWG chromosome 2, AaegL5.0 Primary Assembly, whole genome shotgun sequence DNA encodes these proteins:
- the LOC110675519 gene encoding glycogen-binding subunit 76A-like, whose translation MPKGTLVRQDDISEIDVDVLQFVNGDAEDEPEDETHSPKVEMAEVEKLLQDCSVEQKSAEEKQDHKREGMSSGDEDEDFVRPQRMRRCSSLKTGKTPPGTPGRKKFVRFADVLGLDLADVKTFVDGVPKVPKSAYEDLDFCLEPPVVQQISLGPKADRVLVPLFQQPGALPCFLDKVREKQVNLENAAVTDPVTLTITGTVRVRNLDLNKSVYVRYSTDSWRSFSDLQASYVENSCDGFSDKFAFTIYGNSVQIGQRIEMAIRFHCRGQQYWDNNYDMNYVFQCLSITQPNQIAQIAVKPANIDAHISPDETWCKSFY comes from the coding sequence ATGCCAAAGGGGACGTTGGTCCGCCAAGACGATATTAGTGAAATTGATGTCGATGTGCTACAGTTCGTCAACGGAGATGCGGAGGATGAACCGGAAGATGAGACACACAGTCCCAAGGTCGAAATGGCCGAAGTGGAGAAACTGCTACAAGACTGTAGTGTTGAACAGAAATCTGCAGAGGAGAAACAAGATCACAAGCGAGAAGGCATGTCGTCCGGCGATGAGGATGAAGACTTCGTCAGACCGCAACGAATGCGAAGATGTTCATCACTGAAAACGGGCAAGACACCACCAGGTACCCCTGGCcggaaaaagtttgttcgattTGCAGACGTACTCGGACTTGATCTGGCTGATGTAAAAACATTTGTTGATGGAGTTCCTAAAGTGCCGAAATCGGCCTACGAGGATCTGGACTTTTGCCTAGAGCCTCCTGTAGTTCAACAGATCAGTTTGGGACCGAAAGCCGATCGAGTATTGGTGCCGCTCTTCCAGCAACCGGGTGCCCTACCTTGCTTCCTAGACAAGGTTCGCGAGAAACAAGTTAACCTGGAAAATGCGGCCGTGACTGATCCAGTTACTCTCACCATCACCGGAACCGTTCGTGTCCGAAACCTAGATTTAAACAAGTCAGTCTATGTGCGGTACAGCACAGATAGCTGGCGCAGCTTCTCGGACCTCCAGGCCAGTTACGTGGAAAACTCCTGCGACGGTTTCTCCGATAAGTTTGCCTTCACCATCTACGGAAACTCGGTTCAGATAGGGCAGCGTATTGAAATGGCGATACGCTTCCATTGTCGGGGCCAACAGTACTGGGACAATAACTACGACATGAATTACGTTTTCCAATGCTTGTCAATCACCCAACCGAATCAGATCGCGCAGATTGCGGTCAAACCGGCCAACATAGACGCCCATATCAGTCCAGACGAAACTTGGTGCAAAAGCTTCTACTGA
- the LOC5567637 gene encoding dehydrogenase/reductase SDR family member 4, which produces MFLRALARQSNTVAGMSGQRNLCSQISSSRLQGKVAVVTASTDGIGYAIAERLGQEGAKVVISSRKEQNVAKAVSQLTKSGLDVVGVKCHVANADDRKALFEKAVEKYGGIDILVSNAAVNPEVGGVLDASEAAWDKIFEVNVKCSFLLAKEVLPYIRQRKNGSIVFVSSIAGFQPFSLLGAYSVSKTALFGLTKAASQDLAAEGIRVNCIAPGIVRTKFAAALHESESARDTALAQIPMGRFAQPPEIAGVCAFLVSDDASYITGETIVASGGMPSRL; this is translated from the exons ATGTTCCTTCGTGCACTAGCTCGGCAATCGAACACTGTCGCTGGGATGTCCGGTCAGAGAAATTTGTGCAGCCAGATTAGTTCCTCCCGACTACAGGGGAAAGTCGcagtggtcacagcatccaccGATGG CATCGGTTATGCTATCGCGGAACGTCTGGGCCAGGAGGGCGCCAAAGTGGTCATCAGCAGTCGCAAAGAACAGAACGTAGCCAAGGCGGTGAGCCAACTGACCAAGAGTGGACTGGACGTCGTTGGGGTCAAGTGTCACGTGGCCAATGCCGATGATCGGAAGGCACTGTTCGAAAAGGCTGTGGAAAAGTACGgcggaatcgacattctggtctCGAACGCGGCGGTCAATCCTGAGGTGGGTGGCGTGCTGGACGCCAGCGAAGCAGCTTGGGATAAAATTTTCGAGGTAAACGTCAAATGTTCGTTCCTGCTGGCCAAGGAAGTTCTACCGTACATTCGTCAGAGAAAGAATGGAAGTATTGTATTTGTGTCTTCGATCGCCGGATTCCAACCGTTTTCATTGCTGGGAGCTTACTCGGTGAGCAAGACGGCGCTTTTCGGATTGACCAAAGCCGCCAGTCAAGATTTGGCCGCTGAAGGCATTCGGGTGAATTGTATCGCACCAGGCATCGTGCGAACCAAGTTTGCTGCTGCC CTTCATGAATCGGAATCCGCTCGGGACACCGCTCTGGCTCAAATACCCATGGGACGATTTGCTCAGCCTCCGGAGATTGCAGGTGTTTGTGCCTTCCTGGTATCCGACGATGCCAGCTATATTACGGGAGAAACTATTGTGGCATCCGGTGGAATGCCTTCCCGTCTCTGA
- the LOC5567634 gene encoding TP53-regulating kinase yields the protein MAADDSDSITLLKQGAEGKLYLGQYNGARCLVKERFSKKYRHPDLDVQLTRQRIKAEQKAFERCKVAGVDTPKLMGVDLTGRKIYMEYLERAKTAKQLVDVAVLEGDNTKVEQLAKEMGRVVGLLHGHNIIHGDLTTSNILLDPDVKEDSKLPYRLVMIDFGLSFYSLNVEDMGVDLYVLERALLSAHSEVPNFFSWVLESYREHNKFKVPETIAKYEEVRARGRKRTMIG from the coding sequence ATGGCTGCAGACGACAGTGACTCAATCACCCTATTGAAACAAGGTGCTGAAGGCAAACTGTACCTCGGTCAGTACAACGGAGCTCGCTGCCTGGTGAAGGAACGATTCTCCAAAAAGTATCGCCATCCGGATTTGGACGTCCAGCTGACCAGGCAGCGAATCAAGGCCGAGCAGAAAGCTTTCGAACGATGTAAAGTGGCCGGAGTGGACACCCCCAAGCTGATGGGGGTTGATTTGACTGGTAGGAAAATTTACATGGAATATTTGGAGCGCGCGAAGACGGCGAAGCAACTGGTGGATGTGGCCGTGCTGGAAGGGGACAATACGAAGGTTGAGCAACTGGCGAAGGAAATGGGTCGAGTGGTAGGACTGTTGCATGGTCACAATATCATCCACGGGGATTTAACCACCTCCAATATTCTGCTGGATCCGGATGTAAAAGAGGACTCCAAACTGCCCTATAGACTGGTCATGATTGATTTCGGATTGTCGTTCTATTCGTTGAATGTGGAAGACATGGGAGTGGATTTGTACGTCCTCGAGCGGGCACTTTTGAGTGCTCACAGTGAAGTGCCGAATTTCTTCAGCTGGGTGCTTGAGAGCTACAGGGAACACAATAAGTTCAAGGTACCGGAAACCATTGCCAAGTATGAAGAGGTACGTGCGCGCGGTCGGAAAAGGACCATGATCGGGTAA